In Akkermansia muciniphila, one DNA window encodes the following:
- a CDS encoding PEP-CTERM sorting domain-containing protein, with protein sequence MTTTEGVALGKEMTFGSLSSSAIPAGSIPYGANFYASSYTISLWLDTSSLTQGAQTALFGYYGRNANQSYGANALYLTSDARLGMGDGNLNTSNGFFTQDRGDVSETSVVLGGGLLNVTLSVTGADQSQSVDVYVNGSLLDTLSYNGNMNGNANPISSWINPNLTWGEVKWTNEKLGAEQIAGFAGLQVPEPASASLGILGLAALMMRRRRS encoded by the coding sequence ATGACAACAACTGAAGGTGTTGCGCTGGGAAAAGAGATGACGTTCGGAAGTCTTTCAAGCAGCGCTATCCCTGCTGGTTCCATTCCTTATGGTGCTAATTTTTATGCTTCCAGTTACACGATCTCCCTCTGGCTGGACACCTCTTCCTTAACGCAAGGAGCCCAAACCGCTCTGTTCGGTTATTATGGACGCAACGCAAATCAAAGCTATGGGGCAAATGCCCTGTATCTGACTTCAGATGCCAGGCTTGGCATGGGAGATGGAAACCTGAATACTTCTAACGGGTTTTTTACTCAAGACCGTGGGGACGTTTCTGAAACTTCCGTTGTTTTGGGTGGAGGTCTTCTTAACGTTACTTTGTCCGTCACGGGCGCAGACCAGAGTCAGTCTGTGGATGTCTATGTGAATGGTTCTCTGCTTGACACGTTGTCCTACAACGGCAACATGAACGGCAACGCCAACCCCATTAGCAGCTGGATTAATCCCAACCTTACATGGGGTGAAGTTAAATGGACGAATGAAAAACTTGGCGCGGAACAGATTGCCGGTTTTGCCGGGCTTCAGGTTCCGGAGCCGGCCTCCGCTTCTCTGGGAATCCTGGGCCTGGCCGCCCTGATGATGCGCCGCCGCCGTTCCTGA
- a CDS encoding calcium-translocating P-type ATPase, PMCA-type, protein MKSAAHHQGLSEQQVLENRTRYGVNILTPPEKEPLWKQFLEKFSDPIIKILLVALFLSVGVACYQFLTGAEPASVFLEPAGILAAILLATCVGFAFEVSANKKFEILNQVNDDTMVQVIRGGNICELPRRDVVVGDIVILNTGEEVPADGVLLEAVSLQVNESTLTGEPLIGKTTNEAEFKKDATYPSNHVLKGTTVADGHGVMEVTSVGDRTEYGKVYEGSQIDNKVQTPLNRQLSRLGDLITWASYAISALIIIGRLTLYFSHLPGPVEWLGAGTYILNTVMIAVTVIVVTVPEGLPMSVTLSLALSMKSMLANNNLVRKMHACETMGAATVICTDKTGTLTRNQMNVYKADFYGLGDAAPAENELGNLIREGIAVNSTAFLDYADPEHIRALGNPTEGALLLWLHGLGVNYLDLRENARVQEQLTFSTERKYMATVAESPLLGKKVLYVKGAPEIVLGLCSTVLTPEGQVPAADMRPAIEKQLLAYQNQAMRTLGFAYRVLEDDAPVFKDGRIIRKDLVYLGIAAISDPVRDDVPQAVKDCMDAGIRIKIVTGDTPGTAREIGRQIGLWTEEDTPDRLMTGVEFEQTPDAELLDRVMDLKIMCRARPMDKERLVKLLQKKDQVVAVTGDGTNDAPALNAAQVGLSMGDGTTVAKEASAITILDNSFMSISRAVMWGRSLYRNIQRFIVFQMTINVAACLIVLIGAFLGTESPLTVTQMLWVNLIMDTFAALALASLPPDERVMRDPPRKTTDHIITRPMGRNILGVGILFVAFLFGLLQYFKHADITSLTQFSLSGYFRSYLDFSTPEHELTGYELSLFFTIFVLLQFWNMFNAKAFNTHRSAFARMGASIGGFGVVALLILAGQYLIVTFGGKMFNVVPLSWTDWGLIFAGTSLVLWFGELARAFTPDKSAGRP, encoded by the coding sequence ATGAAAAGCGCAGCACATCATCAGGGGCTTTCGGAACAGCAGGTTCTGGAAAACCGGACCAGATACGGAGTCAACATCCTGACTCCCCCGGAAAAGGAGCCCCTGTGGAAGCAATTTCTGGAGAAATTTTCAGACCCCATCATTAAAATTCTGCTGGTGGCTCTGTTCCTGTCCGTAGGCGTAGCCTGCTATCAGTTCCTTACCGGAGCGGAACCGGCCAGCGTTTTTCTGGAGCCCGCGGGCATCCTGGCGGCCATCCTGCTGGCCACCTGCGTGGGCTTCGCCTTCGAGGTAAGCGCCAACAAAAAGTTTGAAATCCTGAACCAGGTCAATGACGACACCATGGTCCAGGTCATCCGCGGCGGCAATATCTGCGAATTGCCCCGCCGGGACGTGGTGGTGGGCGATATCGTCATCCTGAACACAGGGGAGGAGGTTCCGGCGGACGGCGTCCTGCTGGAAGCCGTTTCCCTCCAGGTCAACGAATCCACGCTGACGGGGGAACCCCTCATCGGCAAAACCACGAATGAGGCGGAATTCAAGAAGGACGCCACCTACCCCTCCAACCACGTTCTGAAAGGAACAACCGTGGCGGACGGCCACGGCGTCATGGAAGTGACGTCCGTGGGGGACAGGACGGAATACGGCAAGGTTTATGAAGGCTCCCAGATCGACAACAAGGTGCAGACGCCCCTCAACCGCCAGCTTTCCAGGCTGGGCGACCTCATCACCTGGGCCAGCTACGCCATCTCCGCCCTCATCATCATCGGGCGGCTTACCCTGTACTTCTCCCACCTGCCCGGCCCCGTGGAATGGCTGGGCGCGGGAACCTATATTCTGAATACCGTCATGATCGCCGTAACCGTCATCGTCGTCACGGTGCCGGAGGGGCTGCCCATGAGCGTCACCCTGAGCCTGGCGTTGAGCATGAAGAGCATGCTCGCCAACAACAACCTGGTGCGCAAGATGCACGCCTGCGAAACCATGGGGGCCGCCACCGTCATCTGCACGGACAAGACGGGCACCCTGACGCGCAACCAGATGAACGTGTACAAGGCTGATTTTTACGGGTTGGGGGACGCCGCCCCGGCGGAAAACGAGCTGGGGAACCTGATCCGGGAGGGAATCGCCGTCAACTCCACCGCCTTTCTGGATTACGCGGACCCGGAACATATCAGGGCCCTGGGCAATCCCACGGAAGGAGCGCTCCTCCTGTGGCTGCACGGGTTGGGCGTGAATTACCTGGACCTGCGGGAAAACGCCCGCGTGCAGGAACAGCTTACTTTCTCCACGGAACGCAAGTACATGGCCACCGTGGCGGAATCCCCCCTGCTGGGCAAAAAAGTCCTTTACGTGAAAGGCGCGCCGGAAATCGTGCTGGGCCTCTGCTCCACCGTCCTGACTCCGGAAGGCCAGGTTCCCGCCGCGGACATGCGCCCCGCCATTGAGAAACAGCTCCTGGCCTATCAGAACCAGGCCATGCGCACGCTGGGCTTCGCGTACCGCGTTCTGGAGGATGACGCCCCGGTATTCAAGGACGGCCGCATCATCCGCAAGGATCTGGTTTATCTGGGCATCGCCGCCATTTCCGACCCCGTCCGGGACGATGTGCCCCAAGCCGTGAAGGATTGCATGGACGCGGGCATCCGCATCAAGATCGTCACGGGGGACACCCCCGGCACCGCACGGGAAATAGGGCGCCAGATCGGCCTGTGGACGGAAGAGGACACGCCGGACCGCCTGATGACGGGAGTGGAGTTTGAGCAGACCCCGGATGCGGAACTGCTGGACCGCGTGATGGACCTGAAAATCATGTGCCGCGCCAGGCCCATGGATAAGGAACGGCTGGTCAAGCTGCTCCAGAAGAAGGACCAGGTAGTGGCCGTCACCGGGGACGGCACCAACGACGCCCCCGCGCTGAACGCCGCGCAGGTGGGGCTTTCCATGGGGGACGGCACCACCGTAGCCAAGGAAGCCAGCGCCATCACCATTCTGGACAATTCCTTCATGAGCATTTCCCGCGCCGTCATGTGGGGGCGTTCCCTGTACAGGAATATCCAGCGCTTCATCGTCTTCCAGATGACCATTAACGTGGCGGCCTGCCTCATTGTGCTCATCGGCGCGTTCCTGGGCACGGAATCCCCCCTCACCGTCACGCAGATGCTCTGGGTGAACCTCATCATGGACACCTTCGCCGCGCTGGCGCTGGCCTCCCTGCCGCCGGACGAACGCGTGATGCGGGACCCGCCGCGCAAGACGACGGACCACATCATCACCCGCCCCATGGGGCGGAACATTCTGGGCGTGGGCATCCTGTTCGTCGCTTTCCTGTTCGGCCTGCTGCAATATTTCAAGCATGCGGACATTACCAGCCTCACGCAGTTCAGCCTCAGCGGCTACTTCCGCAGCTACCTGGACTTCTCCACCCCGGAACATGAACTGACAGGTTATGAACTGTCCCTGTTTTTCACCATTTTCGTCCTGCTCCAATTCTGGAACATGTTTAACGCCAAAGCATTCAACACGCACCGGAGCGCCTTTGCACGCATGGGCGCCAGCATCGGGGGCTTCGGGGTGGTGGCTTTGCTCATCCTGGCCGGGCAATACCTCATCGTCACCTTCGGCGGCAAGATGTTCAACGTGGTGCCCCTGAGCTGGACGGACTGGGGCCTCATCTTCGCAGGCACCTCCCTTGTCCTGTGGTTCGGAGAACTGGCGCGGGCATTCACGCCGGACAAATCCGCAGGCCGCCCGTAA
- a CDS encoding efflux RND transporter periplasmic adaptor subunit, translated as MDLTRLTGSISGPAVFLCLLSLFFAGCKKTEQAPHETPTIIYEHPVTMDIPVTGSWVGHLDGVDNASIVPQITGYLQTQNYANGAIVKKGEVLFRIDDSTFRDQVSKAKATLAQAQAQLQQLNYDAEIYRPLAAENAISKQKYEDTRLSALAAEAQVQQAAAALALAEKNLSYTVLYAPFDGIAGISRTNIGDLVSPESGPLAVVSSVNPIRVNFAVTQQEWIQQAGKNGNEGVQTGSKLDITLKDGTKYPEQATVVAIDRAFNPQTGTIRVQANLPNADYLLRPGMFIIATARLATVKNALTVPAKSLLSTQGRFFVIVLDEGSHPSIIPVQAGTQLGDRQQVIPLKPDSLTPQSKVVVDGLLQAEAASRNPAARLKAVPSSNQ; from the coding sequence ATGGACCTGACACGCCTGACGGGCTCTATCTCCGGCCCCGCCGTTTTCCTCTGCCTGCTTTCCCTCTTTTTTGCCGGGTGTAAAAAGACGGAACAGGCGCCGCATGAAACGCCCACGATTATTTACGAACACCCCGTTACCATGGATATTCCGGTGACGGGCAGCTGGGTGGGCCACCTGGACGGCGTGGACAACGCCTCCATCGTCCCCCAGATTACGGGCTACCTGCAAACGCAGAATTACGCCAATGGCGCTATTGTGAAGAAAGGGGAAGTTCTCTTCCGCATTGACGATTCCACATTCAGGGACCAGGTATCCAAGGCCAAAGCCACCCTGGCGCAGGCGCAGGCCCAGCTCCAGCAGTTGAATTACGACGCGGAGATTTACAGGCCCCTGGCCGCGGAGAACGCCATTTCCAAACAGAAATACGAGGATACGCGCCTCTCCGCCCTGGCCGCGGAAGCGCAGGTGCAGCAGGCTGCGGCGGCCCTGGCCCTGGCTGAAAAAAATCTTTCCTATACGGTGCTGTACGCGCCTTTTGACGGAATAGCCGGCATTTCCAGGACAAACATCGGCGACCTGGTCAGCCCGGAAAGCGGCCCCCTTGCCGTCGTCTCCTCCGTCAATCCCATCCGCGTCAATTTCGCCGTCACCCAGCAGGAATGGATTCAGCAGGCGGGCAAGAACGGGAATGAGGGCGTCCAGACGGGCAGCAAGCTGGACATCACGCTGAAAGACGGGACCAAATACCCGGAACAGGCCACGGTAGTGGCCATTGACCGGGCGTTCAATCCCCAGACAGGCACCATCCGCGTGCAAGCCAACCTTCCCAATGCGGACTACCTGCTGCGCCCCGGCATGTTCATCATCGCCACGGCCCGGCTGGCCACCGTCAAGAACGCGCTGACCGTTCCGGCGAAATCCCTTCTTTCCACGCAGGGGCGCTTTTTCGTCATTGTTCTGGATGAGGGCAGCCACCCTTCCATCATTCCCGTACAGGCCGGGACGCAGCTTGGAGACAGGCAGCAGGTTATTCCCCTGAAACCGGATTCCCTCACCCCTCAAAGCAAAGTGGTCGTGGACGGCCTTCTCCAGGCGGAAGCGGCCTCCAGAAATCCGGCCGCCCGCCTGAAAGCGGTACCCTCCAGCAACCAATAA
- a CDS encoding efflux RND transporter permease subunit, with protein MADFFIKRPILSICLSVIIVLLGAFSILRLPISEYPDIIPPSIQVTATYPGADCETVVKSIASPIEQQMSGVDGMSYMTSVNTNNGQMSMMILFEIGTEANMDQVLSYLRYGQATSQLPSEVSALGVSLRKTSGLPALVVSLYSPQGTYDGLWLANYAYINMVDAIKRVPGVGDVQVFGAGRYAMRIWLNPEKMAALNITARDVMLAVQAQNAVNPAGKIGAQPAPPDQQLSFTVKAPGRLTSVKEFENIVVRGQDSSIVRVGDIARVELGSETYSLSSSVNGMPAASIGIYEAPGGNAIQLVDNIKALLKNTDMPPGMDYLVSLDSTLAVRAGIEDIVSTLVIALGLVVLVVFIFLQGWRGTLIPAFAVPVSIVGAFIAFPLFGFSINTICLMGLVLAIGLVVDDAIVVVEAVKNHISNGEKPLQATIAAMKEVSGPIVSTALVISCVFIPTLLLPGVTGKLFEQFAVTIGMSIIISAFCALSLSPTLSAGLLKGGKADSIPLLGPFFKLFNKGFNKARDWYVEICAGLIRHMWLSILLLAVMTALLFPLARLIPSGFLPNEDQGYLFGGVELPDNTSLNVTADTAARIEQIIREDPGVDVVTTVNGFNLISSVQSSSNSFFFISLKPWSERTAPGMTADGIAARLKSRLNAEISSGVAYVVPPPPLPGVGTSGDVTFLLEDRQGIGEKFLAANTSKFIEAAEKRPEIADISNFMSPSNLQYNLNVNTEQATLQNMDVDEIYATIQAYMGSAFLNNFNIYGQEWQVYMQADAPYRDSIDKLSMFYVRNNEGDPVPLDSVINVTHGWAPEFLIRQNMFNSSQLNVTPAPGYSSGQVMNALEEVFAQTMPSGMGYDYSGMSYQEKQAQKGITIGMIFAASAVFVFLILASLYESWSLPVAVFMTAPIAILGAFLALWITGLDLNIYSEIGLIVLIALAAKNAILIVEFAVLELRQGTDLLTATLDAARIRLRPILMTSIAFIMGCLPLAVATGAGAAARQVVGVGVIGGMLTAVFIGVFFIPSFFYLIAKLAGLDKKAARKLQEKEQGAPAPAKLAE; from the coding sequence ATGGCTGATTTCTTCATCAAGCGCCCCATTCTTTCCATCTGCCTCTCCGTCATCATTGTCCTGCTGGGGGCCTTTTCCATTCTGCGCCTGCCCATCTCCGAGTACCCGGACATCATTCCCCCCTCCATCCAGGTGACGGCCACTTATCCCGGGGCGGACTGTGAAACGGTGGTCAAATCCATCGCATCCCCCATCGAACAGCAAATGTCCGGCGTGGACGGCATGTCCTACATGACTTCCGTCAACACCAACAACGGGCAGATGAGCATGATGATCCTTTTTGAAATCGGCACGGAAGCCAACATGGACCAGGTGCTTTCCTACCTGCGCTACGGGCAGGCCACCTCCCAGCTGCCGTCGGAAGTCAGCGCGCTGGGAGTCTCCCTCCGCAAAACAAGCGGGCTGCCCGCCCTGGTCGTCAGCCTCTATTCCCCCCAGGGAACTTATGACGGCCTCTGGCTGGCCAATTACGCCTATATCAATATGGTGGACGCCATCAAGCGCGTGCCCGGAGTAGGAGACGTGCAGGTGTTCGGAGCCGGCCGCTACGCCATGCGCATCTGGCTGAACCCGGAAAAGATGGCCGCACTGAATATTACGGCCCGTGACGTGATGCTGGCCGTTCAGGCCCAGAACGCCGTGAATCCCGCGGGCAAGATAGGCGCGCAGCCCGCCCCGCCGGACCAGCAGCTTTCCTTCACCGTAAAAGCGCCCGGACGCCTGACCAGCGTGAAGGAATTCGAAAATATCGTGGTGCGCGGGCAGGACAGTTCCATCGTAAGAGTGGGAGATATCGCCCGCGTGGAACTGGGTTCGGAAACTTACAGCCTCAGTTCTTCCGTAAACGGCATGCCCGCCGCTTCCATCGGCATTTACGAGGCGCCCGGCGGAAACGCCATCCAGCTGGTGGACAACATCAAAGCCCTGCTGAAAAATACGGATATGCCGCCCGGCATGGATTACCTCGTTTCCCTGGACTCTACGCTGGCCGTCCGCGCCGGGATTGAAGACATCGTCAGCACGCTGGTGATTGCCCTGGGACTGGTGGTGCTGGTCGTCTTCATTTTCCTCCAGGGCTGGCGCGGCACGCTGATTCCGGCCTTTGCCGTTCCGGTATCTATCGTGGGCGCCTTCATCGCCTTTCCATTGTTCGGCTTTTCCATCAATACCATCTGCCTGATGGGGCTGGTGCTGGCCATCGGCCTGGTCGTGGACGATGCCATTGTGGTGGTGGAAGCAGTAAAGAACCATATTTCCAACGGGGAAAAGCCCCTCCAGGCCACCATTGCGGCCATGAAGGAAGTATCTGGCCCCATCGTCAGCACGGCGCTGGTGATTTCCTGCGTCTTTATCCCCACGCTGCTGCTGCCCGGCGTCACAGGCAAATTGTTTGAACAGTTCGCCGTGACCATCGGCATGTCCATCATCATTTCCGCCTTCTGCGCCCTGTCCCTCAGCCCCACCCTGTCCGCCGGGCTGCTGAAAGGGGGAAAAGCGGACTCCATTCCCCTGCTGGGGCCCTTTTTCAAATTGTTCAACAAGGGGTTCAACAAGGCGCGCGACTGGTACGTGGAAATCTGCGCCGGGCTTATCCGGCACATGTGGCTGTCCATCCTGCTGCTGGCCGTCATGACCGCCCTTCTCTTTCCGCTGGCCAGGCTTATTCCCAGCGGATTCCTACCCAATGAAGACCAGGGTTACCTGTTCGGCGGCGTGGAACTGCCGGACAATACATCCCTGAACGTCACGGCGGACACCGCCGCGCGGATTGAGCAAATCATCAGGGAGGATCCGGGCGTGGACGTGGTCACCACCGTAAACGGCTTCAACCTCATCAGCTCCGTCCAGAGTTCCTCCAACTCCTTCTTCTTCATTTCCCTGAAACCCTGGTCCGAACGGACAGCTCCGGGCATGACGGCGGACGGCATCGCCGCGCGCCTGAAAAGCAGGCTGAACGCGGAAATTTCCTCCGGCGTAGCGTATGTGGTCCCGCCTCCGCCCCTGCCTGGCGTAGGAACGTCCGGGGATGTCACGTTCCTGCTGGAAGACCGCCAGGGCATCGGGGAAAAATTCCTGGCCGCCAATACGTCCAAATTCATCGAGGCGGCGGAAAAGAGGCCGGAAATAGCGGACATCAGCAATTTCATGTCTCCCTCCAACCTTCAGTACAACCTGAATGTAAACACGGAGCAGGCCACCCTCCAGAATATGGACGTGGATGAAATTTACGCCACCATCCAGGCCTACATGGGAAGCGCCTTCCTGAACAATTTCAATATTTACGGGCAGGAATGGCAGGTGTACATGCAGGCGGACGCGCCGTACCGGGACAGCATCGACAAGCTTTCCATGTTCTACGTGCGCAACAATGAAGGAGATCCGGTTCCCCTGGATTCCGTAATCAACGTCACGCACGGCTGGGCCCCGGAATTCCTGATCCGCCAGAATATGTTCAACAGTTCCCAGCTCAACGTCACCCCGGCTCCGGGCTATTCCTCCGGCCAGGTCATGAACGCCCTGGAAGAAGTTTTCGCCCAGACCATGCCTTCCGGCATGGGATACGACTATTCCGGAATGAGCTACCAGGAAAAACAGGCGCAGAAAGGCATCACCATCGGCATGATTTTCGCGGCATCAGCCGTGTTTGTCTTTCTGATTCTGGCCTCCCTGTATGAGAGCTGGTCCCTGCCCGTAGCCGTCTTCATGACTGCCCCCATTGCCATCCTGGGAGCATTTCTGGCCCTGTGGATTACCGGGCTGGACCTCAACATTTATTCGGAAATCGGCCTCATCGTCCTGATTGCCCTGGCGGCCAAAAACGCCATCCTCATCGTGGAATTCGCCGTGCTGGAGCTCCGGCAGGGAACGGACCTGCTCACAGCCACCCTGGACGCGGCCAGAATCCGCCTGCGCCCCATCCTGATGACCAGCATCGCCTTTATCATGGGCTGCCTTCCCCTGGCCGTCGCCACGGGAGCGGGCGCCGCTGCGCGGCAGGTGGTGGGCGTCGGGGTCATCGGAGGCATGTTGACGGCCGTCTTCATCGGGGTATTTTTCATTCCTTCCTTCTTCTACCTGATTGCCAAGCTCGCCGGGCTGGATAAAAAAGCGGCGCGGAAACTTCAGGAAAAGGAGCAGGGAGCCCCCGCCCCTGCGAAGCTGGCCGAATGA